One Leeia speluncae genomic window, CGGAACATTTGCTACGCTGTAAAGAAAATAAAACTGCACTGCATTTTCAAGGGGAAGATCGCGTTCAGCGTTGCCTCTCGTATGCAGAACTGTTTGACGCCGTCGCCAAAGTGGCGAATCAACTGCGAGCAGTCGGGGTGACTAAAGGGGATCGTGTCGCGGGGTTTTTACCGAACCTTCCAGAAACGATCATCGCGATGTTAGCCACGACAAGCTTGGGCGCAGTATGGTCTTCTTGCTCTCCCGACTTTGGTACACAAGGGGTGCTCGATCGATTTAGCCAAATCTCACCTAAAGTACTATTTGCCGTTGATGGCTATTACTACAATGGCAAAACCATCGATTGCTTGGACAAAGTCAGCGTGATCAGTCACGCATTACCCAGCGTATCGCATCTCATCCTCGTTCCTTACGTGGGTACTGCTGCACTTGGCGTAGAAACAGCGCCTACTCAACAAACGCAGCAATGGAACGACCTTTTGCAAGGCGAAACGCCCGCATTGGCATTTACCCCCTGCGCATTTAATGATCCGCTTTTTATCATGTATTCCTCCGGTACAACGGGCGTACCAAAGTGCATCGTCCACTCGGTGGGTGGCACACTGATTCAGCACTTAAAAGAACATCTGCTACATGGCGATCTAAAGCCAAATGACACGCTCTTTTTCTTCACCACCTGCGGTTGGATGATGTGGAATTGGCTGGTAACCGGTTTAGCTACCGGCGCAACATTAGCGCTTTATGATGGCTCACCTTTTTACCCATCTGCAGATGTACTTTGGCAGTATGCAGAACGTGTTGGCTTTACTACTTTTGGCACCAGTGCAAAATATCTATCTGCGCTAGAAAAGTCTGGTTATCAACCTCGCGAGCATTACCCGCTCCATGCACTTAAGGCTATTTGTTCAACAGGCTCCCCTCTGCTACCAGAGAGTTACGATTTTGTGTATCACCACATCAAATCCGATGTGCGTTTAAGCTCGATGTCTGGTGGCACAGACATCTTGTCTTGCTTTGCATTGGGGAACCCGATCTTGCCTGTTTATCGATCTGCATTGCAGTGCAGAGGCTTAGGCATGGCGGTAGAAATCTGGAATGATGATGGCCAGCCGATCAAAGGAGAAAAAGGGGAGTTAGTATGTACCAAACCTTTTCCTTCCATGCCCATCGGCTTTTGGAATGATCAAGACG contains:
- a CDS encoding acetoacetate--CoA ligase, with product MNTPLWTPSPTAIANSNLTQFREWVNQHRQLSLPTYTALYDWSVSHTADFWESFWQYANINASTPYQTVLSNAQQMPGASWFEGSQLNYAEHLLRCKENKTALHFQGEDRVQRCLSYAELFDAVAKVANQLRAVGVTKGDRVAGFLPNLPETIIAMLATTSLGAVWSSCSPDFGTQGVLDRFSQISPKVLFAVDGYYYNGKTIDCLDKVSVISHALPSVSHLILVPYVGTAALGVETAPTQQTQQWNDLLQGETPALAFTPCAFNDPLFIMYSSGTTGVPKCIVHSVGGTLIQHLKEHLLHGDLKPNDTLFFFTTCGWMMWNWLVTGLATGATLALYDGSPFYPSADVLWQYAERVGFTTFGTSAKYLSALEKSGYQPREHYPLHALKAICSTGSPLLPESYDFVYHHIKSDVRLSSMSGGTDILSCFALGNPILPVYRSALQCRGLGMAVEIWNDDGQPIKGEKGELVCTKPFPSMPIGFWNDQDGSKYQHAYFDRFPNIWCHGDYAELTEEDGLIIYGRSDTVLNPGGVRIGTAEIYRQVETFPEVMESMAVGQQWDGDERVILFVRMQPGQHLDDTLRKRICQQIRSGASPRHVPAKLIEVSDLPRTISGKIVELAVRNVIHGLAVKNTDSLANPEALTLFENLTALQEN